A DNA window from Barnesiella intestinihominis YIT 11860 contains the following coding sequences:
- a CDS encoding Crp/Fnr family transcriptional regulator has product MVKKSTLESILQQEMSDFWALLENEEKRIIAENFKIQNFKKNEIIYSEGENPAQLMCLLKGKVKIYKDGVGGRSQIIRLIRPVQYFGYRAYFSREPYVTAAAAIENSIVGFLPMPLVEEHIRKNNGLAWFFIKELSNDLGISDARTVNLTQKHIRGRLAESLLVLKENYGVEEDGLTLNIYMAREDLANLSNMTTSNAIRTLSSFTNEKIITVDGRRIQIIDEERLRKISKFG; this is encoded by the coding sequence ATGGTTAAAAAAAGCACATTAGAATCCATACTACAACAAGAAATGTCTGATTTTTGGGCTCTTCTTGAAAATGAGGAAAAACGCATTATCGCCGAAAACTTTAAAATTCAGAATTTCAAAAAGAATGAAATTATTTACAGTGAGGGAGAAAATCCCGCACAACTAATGTGCTTATTAAAAGGTAAAGTAAAAATTTACAAAGACGGTGTTGGGGGCAGGAGCCAAATTATTCGATTAATTCGACCGGTTCAATATTTCGGCTATCGGGCATACTTCTCTCGCGAACCTTATGTAACGGCAGCAGCAGCCATTGAAAATTCTATTGTGGGATTCTTGCCCATGCCGTTAGTAGAAGAACATATTCGCAAAAATAACGGCTTGGCTTGGTTTTTCATTAAAGAACTATCCAACGATTTAGGCATTTCGGATGCCCGCACAGTCAATCTCACACAAAAACATATTCGAGGACGATTAGCCGAATCCTTATTGGTACTTAAAGAAAATTACGGTGTCGAAGAAGATGGACTTACACTCAACATCTATATGGCTCGTGAAGATTTAGCTAACTTATCGAACATGACAACATCTAACGCCATACGCACCCTATCGAGTTTTACAAACGAAAAAATCATAACAGTCGATGGCCGACGCATACAAATTATAGATGAAGAACGGTTACGAAAAATTAGCAAATTCGGATAA
- the trxB gene encoding thioredoxin-disulfide reductase has translation MEQNERIRCLIIGSGPAGYTAAIYASRANLSPVLYEGMQPGGQLTTTSDVENFPGYPEGISGFDMMEDLKKQAERFGANIRRGIATAVDFSQKPYRITIDGEKIIEADALIISTGASAKYLGLPDEVKYAGMGVSACATCDGFFYRKKIVAVVGGGDTACEEAEYLSHLASKVYLIVRKNFLRASNIMQRRVNENPNIEILFETQAEGLFGENGVEGVHLVKGKDTAHEERYDLPIDGFFLAIGHKPNTDIFKHSITLDENGYIVTAPHTTETNIEGVFAAGDVADPRYRQAITAAASGCKAAMDAERYLINNSL, from the coding sequence ATGGAACAAAACGAACGCATACGTTGTCTAATTATAGGCTCAGGACCGGCCGGTTATACGGCAGCTATTTATGCTTCACGAGCAAACCTATCACCAGTTCTATATGAAGGCATGCAACCGGGCGGACAACTAACAACGACCAGCGATGTAGAAAATTTCCCGGGATACCCCGAAGGTATATCAGGATTCGATATGATGGAAGATTTGAAAAAACAAGCCGAACGATTCGGGGCAAACATTCGCCGAGGAATTGCCACTGCTGTCGATTTTTCTCAAAAACCATATCGTATAACCATAGACGGTGAAAAAATTATAGAAGCCGATGCCTTAATCATCTCTACTGGTGCTTCGGCCAAATATTTAGGACTCCCAGATGAGGTTAAATATGCAGGCATGGGAGTGTCGGCCTGTGCTACTTGCGATGGATTTTTCTACCGAAAAAAAATAGTCGCAGTAGTAGGTGGAGGCGATACGGCTTGCGAAGAAGCAGAATACCTTTCCCACTTAGCCTCTAAGGTTTACTTAATCGTCAGAAAAAACTTTCTAAGAGCCTCCAATATCATGCAACGCCGTGTCAATGAAAATCCTAATATAGAAATCTTATTTGAAACTCAAGCCGAAGGATTGTTCGGAGAAAACGGAGTGGAAGGAGTACATTTGGTTAAAGGCAAAGACACAGCGCATGAAGAGCGTTACGATTTACCCATAGACGGATTTTTCCTTGCCATTGGACACAAACCTAATACAGATATATTCAAACATTCCATTACCCTCGATGAAAACGGATATATAGTTACTGCACCTCACACAACCGAAACTAACATAGAAGGTGTATTCGCTGCCGGAGATGTCGCAGATCCCCGGTATAGACAGGCTATCACTGCGGCGGCATCGGGTTGTAAAGCGGCAATGGATGCCGAACGATATCTTATAAATAACAGCCTATAA
- a CDS encoding LolA-like putative outer membrane lipoprotein chaperone, translating to MKPLHAQNGTQALDKVVGKFQQSNGISATFTLTVFNALNEPVEKQNGTIKLSENKFYWNTTSMTVWYDGLQQWAYVKATEEVNLTEPTTEEIATVNPYILINNYKKDFYIKTLKSKSSKESIAELTPKKKGTNIDHIIIIINTTTWNPSSFKLYYSDRTYSIINLSKYATDQNFPDSTFVFNKKQYPKAELIDLR from the coding sequence ATGAAACCTCTACATGCACAAAACGGTACACAGGCATTAGATAAAGTCGTTGGTAAATTCCAACAATCGAACGGTATATCGGCTACTTTTACACTGACCGTTTTTAATGCACTGAACGAACCCGTAGAAAAACAAAACGGAACTATAAAACTATCTGAGAACAAATTTTACTGGAATACAACATCTATGACTGTATGGTACGATGGTTTACAACAATGGGCATACGTAAAGGCAACAGAGGAAGTAAACCTAACCGAACCAACGACCGAAGAAATCGCAACAGTCAATCCCTACATACTCATCAATAACTACAAAAAAGACTTCTACATTAAAACATTAAAGTCAAAAAGTTCCAAAGAAAGTATAGCAGAACTTACACCAAAGAAGAAAGGAACAAATATAGACCACATTATAATTATTATCAATACAACTACGTGGAATCCAAGCTCTTTTAAGCTCTATTATAGCGATCGGACATATAGCATAATCAACTTATCAAAATATGCTACCGACCAAAACTTTCCAGACTCGACATTTGTTTTTAACAAAAAGCAATATCCAAAAGCAGAACTTATCGATTTACGCTAA